Within uncultured Methanoregula sp., the genomic segment ATCAGGACCATGAGCCCGAACAGGATCAGGAATCCTATAATTGTTGTGAAGATTTTCATGATTTCATTCCGGTTTTGTAGTATTGCATTCATACTGCCTCCAGGGAGATCGAGCCCACTCCCTGTTTGATCTGGAACGTGATCTGCGGGGCTCCCGGGTGGGGGGACGTCATGTACGTATCGCCTTCCACGAGGAGTCCTCGCACATCCACATCTCCTACACCTTTATGGATCCGTATACTCAGGTTGCTCTCTTTTGGCACGCGGATGACCAGGCTGCCCACGCCATTTTTGATGACAGCATCGAAACTTCCGCCATGATATCCGGCAAGATCGATACGGGTCTCGCCGGCCCCGTTCTTAATTCTCAGGGCAGACAGGTTGAGGTCCCCCAGTACCAGCCGGGTTCTTCCGGCATGGTTGGCAATCTCGAGCGCTGTCGGCACCTCGCGGTTCAGCCGTACATCCCAGGCATATACCGATTCACTCCATGAACAGGAAAACGAGTGGCTGCCCCGGATCCTGACTTTTTTGATCCCATTGCACAGGGTGGCAGTATAATCACAGGGTGCCGGGCAGGTCTCGTTTCCTGACGTCAGCTTCACGAGGGTCTGCTCATCCGTTCCTTCACCGACCAGGATATCCCCGGCGCCAAACCGTATCTGGAGATCAAGACCGGTCGCCCCCTCCCTGCTGATGACCGCAGTCTGAGGACAGGGCTCACCCTGCTCCGGCGCCTCTTTTCCTTTTATCACCCGGATATTCCATTTCAGGTACCGGATCGCGACATGGTAGGAGAACCGTGCAAGGTGCAGGTCCACGATGACCATGATAACCCCGGCTATGAAGAGGCCCGTGGAGATGAGGATCCCCGGCAGGGGTGATGTCCACCAGGGAACGGTGATGGTGACACCCAGCAGTTGCATGACCGCTATGAGCAGGAGGACCGGCCCAAGGACGAGTAATGCCACGCCGGCTATGAATATGACCGCAAGGAGCACGATGAGGATGATGAAGGGGATGAGCACGAAGACGAGGTTGAAGAGGCCAAGGCCGAGCGTTGCCATGACCGCATGCCAGATATTCCTGGCACTGCGGGCCTGTTCCGCCTTTTTCACCAGGTACGTTGCCCTGATCTCCTTTGCCACGTCATCAGGCGATCCAAGGGCCCGGCAGAGGTCTTCCTCGCTGCGCCCTTCCGATTTGCCGATACTGAAATGTTCGGCATAATCCGAGAGGATATCATCGAGGTCTTCCCTGCTGATGTATCCCGTAAGCCTGATCTTTAGTATATGCAGATATTCCTGTTCAGTCTGCAGCATGCGATTCTCCTTCCAGCAGTGCGTTGACGGATGCTGCAAACTGCATCCATTCTTCGCGTTGTTCTTTTTCTTTTACCCGTCCCGAATCTGTCAGCCGGTAATATTTCCTCGGGGGGCCTTCTGCAGACTCCTGAAGATAGGTAGTAACGTCCCCTTCATCCTTGAGGCGCCGCAGGAGCGGATAGATCGTCCCTTCCGAGATGTCGATCCGCTTCGAGATCTCGCCCACCAGTTCGTAGCCATAACAATCCTTGTTGGCCAGGACAGAGAGAACGCAGATCTCAAGTACGCCTTTTTTAAACTGGATATTCATGGGACCTTCCTTTGAGCGGCAGATATGTCCGGCCCCCGCACCTGCAGACGGGTATGGGGATGATCATCCGTCATACCGTTTGAGAGGGGTTTTCTGCAGGCAGCGGGGTTGCGGTTGTGCATGCCGGAGCTTCGTGTTAAGTGTTTAACACAGTATCATGCATTGCAAGATACTTACTATTATTGAGATTGTCGGATATATAATTCAATCGCTGCATAAATATTCGCGTATCGGGATACTATGACGCCAGGGACCCGTATTCTTACCTCGGGCAGACCGGTCTTCCAGGATAAAAAAAAAAGATTCCGGCCCGGTCAGGCTGCAGAACGGGGGTCATTCTCCCTCGTGGGGATAATGGCGACAACGCTCCCGGGGATCAGGGCCTCGAGAGATCCCTTAAGGAAATCAATGAAATCCTGCACATCGCCCATCTTCTGCTCCGGGTCAAACCCAAGGAAAATCTCGATGTAGATCCTGCTGCCGGAACGGCGCGAGCGGACACCATGGAACTCATGGTACCGGTCAAACGAGGAACTCAGTTCCCGGAGAATAACAAGCTGGAGCTCCTCGTCAAGCGTCTTGTCGAACAGGTCCGGGAGGGAGGCGGAGATCTCACGGTATCCCGCAAGCAGTAAAAAGCCGATGATGATGAACGAGACGGCCGGGTCGATATACATAGCCCAGCTGTACTGGGTAAGCGTTACCGACAGTACGAGGGCAACAACGATCAACAGGTCAGAGAAGGTCTTGGCCCGCCGAAGCCGCCACTGGGCCTCCATGATAGGGGTGGGCTCTTTCTGCGCCCGCTGGTAGTTTTTCCGCCAGTGGTAGAAGTCCGCTATGCTGGCAAAGAGCATGACGGGGATAACGAAGATAGCGGCATTTACATCGAAATGCTCGGGATTGTAAATCCGGTGGAGGGTGAAGAGGAGGAGGATGCAGAGGGAGATGAGCATCACAGCACCGGTGATGATCCGTGTCAGGGACTCAAATTTTCCCATGCCGTAATCGTACGTGAACTTCCCGCCGAGGGTCACCCTCCGTATGATCAGGAGCGCAAAGGAGGTTGCAAGGATCTCGTTTGCACCCTTGATGATGTCAGATAAGAGAGTGGCAGATCCGGAGAGTATGACTGCCGCAGTCTCGGGGATCAGGATGAGGATATCGATAACAAGCCCGGTGAAAACCAGCTTTTGCCGGGATTCCCCCGGTTCATCTGCTCCGTTCCTGATCCCGCCTCCTGTCATGTATGTCTACACATGTAGAACCGGGAGGGTAAAAAAAGTGAGGGACGCGTGAGGTCTGTTTAAAGGGAAAACCTGAACACGATGCGGAAGTTCTGATACTTCATTTTCAATAAGGGTCCGATCGATCCGGATCGATTTTTCAATCGCGATCATGATCGCGATTAAAATTTTAAAATCAAAGCTTGATTGAAAAATAAAAATCAAAGTCTGCTGAAAATATTTCAATCAGGGTTTGATGATCAAAAGTTAAGTACCTGTACAACATCTCAAGCAAACTGTTTACGACGAAGGTCCGATCGCAGGCACGGTTTTTCAATCAAAGTCCGGTTGAAATTTTTTCATCAGGGTCTGCTTGAAAAATTTTAATCAAAGCTTGATTGAAAAATAAAAATCAAGGTTTGATTGATCCGGATCGATTTTACAAACGCGATCGTGATCGCGATTGAAATTATTTGGGCAAGGTTTGATGAAAAAAAGGATCGGGATCCGCCAGGTCTCACTTGTGCGTGAAGTACGCCTTCACGCCCGAAACGTCGACTGCGTCAATCTTCACAAACCCGACCCGCTCGAACTGGACAACTTTGCCGGCTTCCGACCGTACCGCAGGTTCGCAGGCACCCTTCATCTCCCCTTCCTGCGTGAGGAGTGTGCAGGGTGCCGTTGCCTGTGCCGGGAGCCACTGGATGATATGGGCTTTTACAGCCCGGGCATCCGCAAGCGAGTCCCCGCCGTACGAGAACGAGGGGGTCTCGCCGTCCCACGCGATCTTCACGTTGAAGAGGTCCTTGAGCCGGACCATAGGAGTGCCGGGCACGAGCTCGCTCTTCGGGAGAAGAACCGTGCCGGTAAACTCGAGCGTGCGGGAGCCCCGTGCTGTATCGGACGGGTGGAGCAGACATCCTCGCCCGAATCCCTGCTCAGTTTATGGGGGCGAGAGGGAGGAATTATTAGGAGAGTGATGGAAAAACCCGGCAATCCCATGAAAGGACACTGACAGCGGCTGGTAGGGGATCTGATATGCATCCAATAGGAGTCATTTCTGCCTCCATTGAGCCCACTTTCCGGCTCGTATGACAGTTTTGCCCACAACTACCACAGGTCGTCGGAAATCGGCCATTTTTACATCTGAATGGCGTTAATGTGCCCTTCCCGCGCCCGGAAATGACACCGTATGGCAGGCCTTTCCTTCACTTTCAACCGATCAGGGGCGGCTGAAGGTCAAGGACGAAAAGGAATGGCTCCGGCCATGCGATCGATCTTCCCAGGGATCTCCCAGTGATTCATTCTTTTCCCGGACCTAGACATGGGCTGGGATATTCTTGGAGAACCGATGATATCTAGGGTGCGATTCCTGAAAACATTGACATCTGTTGATCCTGATTGACAAAAAAGTCATAAGAATTCGCAACATCAGGTCCATAACATTCCAAACGCCGTGGAACTCCTAACGCATTGACACTGACACGGGCTGCGGGATGTACTGTCATCCTATTATGAGATAGATCTCACAAAATACACGAACTCTACCCCTGATGATTCACAAACATAGCCATCTGATTGGATAATTCCCCTTTTATAGAAAAGTATCATTACATTGAGAATTAAAAAATAATGTTTATATCGCCATATTTTAAATTTCAATTCAATGACTTCGAATGAGGATAATTCTGATCAGGTATATATTCTTGGAGATTATGCAATAGATTCCCACTTTTTTGTGGATAAAGAACGTCCGGGAGTCGATGAACATTCTAATTATTTGCATTATGATAAGATACATCAATCAAATATATTTGGTGGAACTCAGCTGTTAGGAAAATTCGTAAAAAATGGAATTGCGAACGAAGATGTTGTGAATTTCTATGATATTGAAGAAGATTATAAAAATCAAAAAAAGGATCCTGTTCCCCAAATGGGAATCCCATTTTCTTATTCAATAATAACTGAATTCGGCAAAGGGGAGGAGAAAAAATATCGTTCACAATATATATTGGGATATCAAGATTCTACACCTAATATTAAAGAT encodes:
- a CDS encoding PadR family transcriptional regulator, producing the protein MNIQFKKGVLEICVLSVLANKDCYGYELVGEISKRIDISEGTIYPLLRRLKDEGDVTTYLQESAEGPPRKYYRLTDSGRVKEKEQREEWMQFAASVNALLEGESHAAD
- a CDS encoding cation transporter; this translates as MTGGGIRNGADEPGESRQKLVFTGLVIDILILIPETAAVILSGSATLLSDIIKGANEILATSFALLIIRRVTLGGKFTYDYGMGKFESLTRIITGAVMLISLCILLLFTLHRIYNPEHFDVNAAIFVIPVMLFASIADFYHWRKNYQRAQKEPTPIMEAQWRLRRAKTFSDLLIVVALVLSVTLTQYSWAMYIDPAVSFIIIGFLLLAGYREISASLPDLFDKTLDEELQLVILRELSSSFDRYHEFHGVRSRRSGSRIYIEIFLGFDPEQKMGDVQDFIDFLKGSLEALIPGSVVAIIPTRENDPRSAA
- a CDS encoding DUF1700 domain-containing protein, which produces MLQTEQEYLHILKIRLTGYISREDLDDILSDYAEHFSIGKSEGRSEEDLCRALGSPDDVAKEIRATYLVKKAEQARSARNIWHAVMATLGLGLFNLVFVLIPFIILIVLLAVIFIAGVALLVLGPVLLLIAVMQLLGVTITVPWWTSPLPGILISTGLFIAGVIMVIVDLHLARFSYHVAIRYLKWNIRVIKGKEAPEQGEPCPQTAVISREGATGLDLQIRFGAGDILVGEGTDEQTLVKLTSGNETCPAPCDYTATLCNGIKKVRIRGSHSFSCSWSESVYAWDVRLNREVPTALEIANHAGRTRLVLGDLNLSALRIKNGAGETRIDLAGYHGGSFDAVIKNGVGSLVIRVPKESNLSIRIHKGVGDVDVRGLLVEGDTYMTSPHPGAPQITFQIKQGVGSISLEAV